The following proteins are co-located in the Silene latifolia isolate original U9 population chromosome 1, ASM4854445v1, whole genome shotgun sequence genome:
- the LOC141611940 gene encoding protein MULTIPLE CHLOROPLAST DIVISION SITE 1 isoform X1: protein MASSCCFHLHSFSPQHCMFINGVGIQLGLQYTPLKLNQHKNHRKHLFFTACTTDDSTVRIQSSSDDSDLNSNNRFNLKKSMVEFQRIAKSLPPIVVVKSQDAFHQVVASLPPVVVVFKKQSGGNLIIGLCVAIACLVIAIRINVVRKQSNKRPGSVADLVRRGQLRSDRRGISKPLKYEDPFNNPLVKAGNGNSTVEMCGKVYRMAPVTLSEEQRAIHQKRRSRAYQWQRPKVFLKEGDPIPPDVDPESIRWIPANHPFATTASDIDEDFAQTNVYQTHGVPFRIQAEHEALQKKLEALQSQEQKLNKLGIDPANAKDFERAFKTQSKSIDRGEGPNNGQVNDPKSPKADQSIESSDGNTASDPGPYMCLSILVLKQLNTLHRNV from the exons ATGGCATCTTCATGCTGCTTCCACCTCCATTCTTTCTCTCCTCAG CATTGTATGTTCATCAATGGCGTCGGAATTCAACTCGGATTACAATACACACCATTGAAGCTCAATCAACATAAAAATCACCGCAAACACCTCTTTTTTACTGCTTGTACTACCGATGATTCTACTGTGCGAATTCAATCTAGCAGCGATGATTCTGACCTTAATTCGAATAATCGCTTCAATTTGAAGAAATCAATGGTGGAATTTCAACGAATTGCTAAGTCTCTTCCTCCTATTGTTGTTGTG AAATCACAGGATGCATTTCATCAAGTTGTTGCTTCTCTTCCTCCTGTCGTTGTTGTG TTTAAAAAGCAATCAGGTGGTAATTTAATAATTGGATTATGCGTCGCAATAGCGTGCCTGGTAATTGCCATAAGGATTAATGTGGTTAGAAAGCAGAGCAATAAGCGTCCTGGTTCAGTGGCTGATCTTGTTAGACGTGGCCAGCTCAGATCAGATAGAAGAGGCAT ATCAAAACCTCTCAAATATGAAGACCCATTCAATAATCCTTTGGTCAAGGCCGGAAATGGTAACTCTACGGTAGAGATGTGCGGGAAAGTTTATCGAATGGCTCCTGTTACTCTTTCAGAAGAACAACGGGCAATTCATCAGAAGAGGAGGTCACGGGCATATCAGTGGCAACGACCAAAGGTATTCCTCAAGGAAGGAGATCCAATTCCACCCGATGTGGATCCTGAATCAATTAGGTGGATCCCAGCAAATCATCCTTTTGCAACGACTGCCAGTGATATTGATGAAGACTTTGCACAGACCAATGTTTACCAGACTCATGGCGTTCCGTTCCGTATTCAGGCTGAGCACGAGGCACTGCAGAAAAAGCTGGAAGCATTGCAGAGT CAGGAACAAAAACTCAACAAGCTAGGCATTGATCCCGCTAATGCCAAAGATTTTGAAAGAGCATTCAAGACACAATCTAAATCCATTGACCGAGGAGAAGGCCCTAACAATGGGCAAGTGAATGATCCTAAATCTCCCAAGGCAGATCAATCAATTGAGAGCTCAGATGGCAACACAGCTTCTGACCCAGGTCCTTACATGTGTCTCTCGATCTTGGTGTTAAAGCAGTTAAATACTTTACACAGGAATGTATAG
- the LOC141611940 gene encoding protein MULTIPLE CHLOROPLAST DIVISION SITE 1 isoform X2 translates to MASSCCFHLHSFSPQHCMFINGVGIQLGLQYTPLKLNQHKNHRKHLFFTACTTDDSTVRIQSSSDDSDLNSNNRFNLKKSMVEFQRIAKSLPPIVVVKSQDAFHQVVASLPPVVVVFKKQSGGNLIIGLCVAIACLVIAIRINVVRKQSNKRPGSVADLVRRGQLRSDRRGISKPLKYEDPFNNPLVKAGNGNSTVEMCGKVYRMAPVTLSEEQRAIHQKRRSRAYQWQRPKVFLKEGDPIPPDVDPESIRWIPANHPFATTASDIDEDFAQTNVYQTHGVPFRIQAEHEALQKKLEALQSEQKLNKLGIDPANAKDFERAFKTQSKSIDRGEGPNNGQVNDPKSPKADQSIESSDGNTASDPGPYMCLSILVLKQLNTLHRNV, encoded by the exons ATGGCATCTTCATGCTGCTTCCACCTCCATTCTTTCTCTCCTCAG CATTGTATGTTCATCAATGGCGTCGGAATTCAACTCGGATTACAATACACACCATTGAAGCTCAATCAACATAAAAATCACCGCAAACACCTCTTTTTTACTGCTTGTACTACCGATGATTCTACTGTGCGAATTCAATCTAGCAGCGATGATTCTGACCTTAATTCGAATAATCGCTTCAATTTGAAGAAATCAATGGTGGAATTTCAACGAATTGCTAAGTCTCTTCCTCCTATTGTTGTTGTG AAATCACAGGATGCATTTCATCAAGTTGTTGCTTCTCTTCCTCCTGTCGTTGTTGTG TTTAAAAAGCAATCAGGTGGTAATTTAATAATTGGATTATGCGTCGCAATAGCGTGCCTGGTAATTGCCATAAGGATTAATGTGGTTAGAAAGCAGAGCAATAAGCGTCCTGGTTCAGTGGCTGATCTTGTTAGACGTGGCCAGCTCAGATCAGATAGAAGAGGCAT ATCAAAACCTCTCAAATATGAAGACCCATTCAATAATCCTTTGGTCAAGGCCGGAAATGGTAACTCTACGGTAGAGATGTGCGGGAAAGTTTATCGAATGGCTCCTGTTACTCTTTCAGAAGAACAACGGGCAATTCATCAGAAGAGGAGGTCACGGGCATATCAGTGGCAACGACCAAAGGTATTCCTCAAGGAAGGAGATCCAATTCCACCCGATGTGGATCCTGAATCAATTAGGTGGATCCCAGCAAATCATCCTTTTGCAACGACTGCCAGTGATATTGATGAAGACTTTGCACAGACCAATGTTTACCAGACTCATGGCGTTCCGTTCCGTATTCAGGCTGAGCACGAGGCACTGCAGAAAAAGCTGGAAGCATTGCAGAGT GAACAAAAACTCAACAAGCTAGGCATTGATCCCGCTAATGCCAAAGATTTTGAAAGAGCATTCAAGACACAATCTAAATCCATTGACCGAGGAGAAGGCCCTAACAATGGGCAAGTGAATGATCCTAAATCTCCCAAGGCAGATCAATCAATTGAGAGCTCAGATGGCAACACAGCTTCTGACCCAGGTCCTTACATGTGTCTCTCGATCTTGGTGTTAAAGCAGTTAAATACTTTACACAGGAATGTATAG
- the LOC141611955 gene encoding monosaccharide-sensing protein 2-like: MKGAVYVALAATIGNFIQGWDNATIAGSILYIKKELNLSTSAEGLVVAMSLIGATAITFCSGAVADIVGRRPLLILSSSLYFVSSLVMLWSPNVYILLLARLLDGFAIGLAVTLVPVYISETAPPEIRGLLNTLPQFTGSGGMFLSYCVLFGMSLMPSPSWRVMLGILAIPSVFYLLFAFFYLPESPRWLVSKGRMAEAKKVLQRLRGTEDVSGELALLVEGLGVGGETSIEEYIVEPALEDQDVGVDNEKIKIFGSTEKLSWTAKATTGQSALGITTRHGSMVAPDSIVTLFDSVHEKLPGQGSMIGAFLPNFGSMLSTADAHAHKDESDEESQLREAEDYPADPEEDDFDGDLHAPLISNRGSIIQGAGETVSSTDIGGGWHLAYTLEEKEDQDGNKTTEYRRMYLHPEGGAPSIRGSIMSLTGGEGNIQALLSSPALYPKELLDQNPVGPAVMHPSEKSTQSTWKALLEPGVKRALIVGVGIQLLQQFAGINGVLYYTPQILEEAGVEVLLSDLGISSTSASFLISALTTFLMLPCIAVAMRLMDVSGRRSLLLATIPVLIASLVTLVISSTVSMGSVLHAVISTTCVIVYFCTFVMGYGPIPNILCSEIFPTRVRGICIAICALVFWICDIIVTYSLPVMLTSIGLAGIFSIYAAVCVVSFFFVYFKVPETKGMPLEVITEFFAFGSRQIEETKAE, encoded by the exons ATGAAGGGTGCTGTGTATGTTGCTTTGGCTGCTACAATTGGTAATTTCATACAGGGCTGGGACAATGCGACGATTGCTG GGTCTATTCTTTACATCAAGAAAGAACTGAATCTGTCGACTTCTGCGGAGGGACTTGTGGTGGCAATGTCGCTTATTGGAGCAACAGCTATTACATTTTGTTCAGGAGCCGTTGCAGATATTGTCGGTCGTCGTCCTCTGCTTATACTCTCATCATCACTCTATTTTGTCAGCAGTTTGGTGATGCTGTGGTCACCCAATGTGTATATTCTGCTTTTGGCGAGATTGTTGGATGGATTTGCAATTGGGTTGGCTGTGACCCTTGTTCCTGTCTATATCTCTGAGACGGCCCCTCCGGAGATTAGGGGATTGTTAAACACACTCCCTCAATTCACGGGATCTGGGGGGATGTTCCTATCATACTGTGTACTGTTTGGAATGTCATTGATGCCATCGCCAAGCTGGAGGGTAATGCTGGGTATATTGGCTATCCCTTCTGTCTTTTACCTTTTATTTGCGTTCTTCTACTTGCCTGAATCACCAAGGTGGCTTGTAAGTAAAGGGAGGATGGCGGAGGCGAAAAAGGTTCTTCAGAGACTACGTGGCACTGAAGATGTCTCAG GTGAATTAGCTTTGCTGGTTGAAGGCCTTGGTGTTGGAGGTGAAACCTCAATAGAAGAGTATATCGTCGAACCAGCACTAGAGGATCAGGATGTGGGCGTTGATAATGAAAAAATCAAGATCTTTGGATCAACTGAAAAACTTTCCTGGACTGCAAAAGCTACCACTGGGCAGAGTGCTCTTGGTATTACGACCCGCCATGGAAGCATGGTGGCACCAGACTCTATCGTGACTCTCTTCGACAGTGTCCATGAAAAGCTTCCTGGTCAAGGAAGCATGATAGGTGCATTCTTGCCAAATTTTGGCAGCATGTTAAGTACAGCTGATGCTCACGCTCATAAAGATGAGTCGGACGAAGAAAGCCAGCTAAGGGAAGCTGAGGACTACCCGGCTGATCCTGAAGAGGACGATTTCGATGGTGATTTGCATGCTCCTTTAATTTCAAATCGTGGAAGCATTATCCAAGGTGCTGGTGAAACTGTGAGTAGCACTGACATTGGCGGTGGATGGCATTTAGCGTATAcattagaagagaaagaagatcaAGATGGAAATAAAACTACAGAATATAGAAGAATGTATCTTCATCCCGAAGGGGGGGCGCCATCCATTCGTGGTTCTATTATGTCACTTACTGGCGGTGAGGGAAATATTCAGGCTCTTCTGAGTAGTCCTGCTCTCTACCCAAAGGAGCTGTTGGATCAAAATCCAGTTGGGCCTGCTGTGATGCATCCATCAGAAAAGTCTACCCAATCGACATGGAAGGCCCTTCTCGAACCTGGTGTCAAGCGAGCTTTGATAGTCGGAGTTGGAATTCAGTTACTTCAGCAG TTTGCTGGTATAAATGGGGTCTTGTATTATACCCCCCAAATTCTGGAAGAGGCAGGAGTGGAAGTTCTTCTTTCAGATTTAGGGATCAGTTCTACGTCCGCCTCTTTCCTTATCAGTGCATTGACAACTTTCTTGATGCTTCCTTGCATTGCCGTTGCTATGAGGCTCATGGATGTCTCTGGTAGAAG GTCACTGCTGCTTGCTACCATTCCCGTGCTGATCGCTTCACTCGTTACCCTAGTGATCAGCTCCACCGTTAGTATGGGCTCAGTACTTCATGCCGTTATTTCAACAACCTGTGTAATTGTCTACTTCTGCACCTTTGTCATGGGTTACGGACCCATCCCGAACATTTTGTGTTCCGAGATTTTCCCAACTCGGGTCCGTGGTATATGTATCGCGATATGTGCCTTGGTTTTCTGGATCTGTGACATAATCGTGACCTACTCTTTGCCCGTGATGCTCACTTCCATTGGTCTGGCGGGTATATTTTCAATATATGCAGCGGTTTGTGTCGTCTCTTTCTTTTTCGTGTACTTCAAGGTCCCAGAAACGAAGGGTATGCCGCTTGAAGTCATCACCGAGTTCTTTGCTTTTGGTTCGAGACAGATTGAAGAGACTAAGGCAGAGTGA